A region from the Penaeus monodon isolate SGIC_2016 chromosome 17, NSTDA_Pmon_1, whole genome shotgun sequence genome encodes:
- the LOC119583387 gene encoding uncharacterized protein LOC119583387 — MTKYAKWFAVVATVGAAACLTMWISMPTPKIFPVYTRIDLEPPVYVDDASSGVDVHAREVDVNSGRFDDSRKVDGNPVDSRKVDVNGNGDYVQVGVDSGKVDIYPKSVEKVAGKDDNLPEKIGKDTSEDESVLCSHKTLRTPDAFFKFLSNTSSECESLTQFPPGYHPHHNLRGNWVCTTPKYLSRGDCLIYFFTDGLDTSFGLRVHEQMSCKVFIFEPHDKDDQSSRSAAVKIYHKTIMTHQNAKGKIKMHKTSSIYRLEPFNESFMCQLTGSMLQPIRGKAGTR; from the exons ATGACAAAGTACGCCAAGTGGTTCGCAGTCGTGGCTACTGTGGGGGCGGCCGCCTGTTTGACAATGTGGATAAG CATGCCGACGCCAAAAATTTTCCCGGTATACACTCGAATCGACCTCGAACCGCCGGTCTATGTCGACGACGCCTCATCAGGAGTCGATGTCCACGCCAGAGAAGTCGACGTCAATTCGGGAAGATTCGACGATTCAAGGAAAGTTGATGGAAATCCCGTAGATTCGAGAAAGGTCGATGTTAACGGGAACGGCGATTATGTACAGGTCGGTGTCGATTCGGGGAAAGTCGACATCTATCCTAAAAGTGTCGAAAAAGTGGCCGGAAAGGACGACAATCTTCCAGAAAAGATTGGTAAGGACACAAGTGAAG ACGAATCAGTACTCTGCAGTCATAAAACTCTACGGACCCCTGACGCCTTCTTCAAGTTCCTTTCCAACACTTCGTCCGAATGCGAAAGCCTT ACCCAGTTCCCCCCCGGATACCACCCGCACCACAACCTCAGAGGCAACTGGGTATGTACGACCCCGAAATACCTGTCAAGGGGTGACTGTCTCATCTATTTCTTCACTGATGGACTAGACACTTCGTTCGGCCTGAGAGTTCACGAACAGATGAGTTGCAAG gtgttcatttttgagccgcatGACAAGGACGATCAGTCAAGCCGTTCTGCCGCGGTTAAAATCTATCATAAAACCATAATGACACACCAGAATgctaaaggaaagataaagatg CATAAGACTAGTTCCATATATAGATTGGAACCGTTCAATGAGAGTTTCATGTGTCAGTTAACCGGCAGCATGCTCCA ACCTATCAGAGGAAAGGCTGGTACTAGGTAA
- the LOC119583928 gene encoding uncharacterized protein LOC119583928 has product MKNISRKKNKRFITLLLMAASVCLLFFRIRQSINQVRALSWKSSGLARPPVTSDLASARVNPGPIKVAVDVDREGEEKVDSASTESNATCRQMNFHASYGAFSHINATKTRCSYILALTKLTSKPNMQNTWRCTDLKKTADRKCLAYAFGISHDKALVDEIDRVIGCKVFCSNTVLPSDGDDVDLYNLGFSVTRNSNAKIDPYLKIFHKLCQSDVISGLQKMAELKQEPTDKKQSQMVMVELLECVLLQPMAKADANSQPKIVIIRWMNKFI; this is encoded by the exons ATGAAGAACAtatcgaggaaaaaaaacaagagatttaTAACTCTCCTGTTAAtggctgcctctgtctgtctgcttttttttaggataag ACAGTCGATCAACCAAGTGAGGGCTCTATCCTGGAAATCCTCCGGCCTCGCTAGACCTCCCGTGACCTCTGACCTAGCCTCCGCACGGGTCAATCCAGGTCCTATTAAGGTCG CTGTCGATGTCGATcgcgagggagaagagaaggtcgATTCTGCGTCGACGGAGagca atgcAACATGTCGCCAGATGAATTTCCATGCTAGCTACGGGGCCTTCAGTCACATAAACGCAACAAAGACACGTTGTTCTTACATT ctCGCACTGACGAAACTCACGTCGAAACCCAACATGCAAAACACCTGGAGATGCACTGACTTGAAGAAAACAGCTGATCGAAAGTGCCTGGCGTATGCTTTCGGAATCAGTCATGACAAGGCGCTCgtggatgagatagatagagtgattggGTGTAAA GTCTTCTGCTCCAACACAGTCCTGCCGAGTGATGGTGACGACGTCGATCTCTACAACCTCGGCTTCTCTGTCACGAGGAATAGCAACGCGAAg ATCGATCCTTACCTGAAAATTTTCCATAAATTGTGCCAAAGTGACGTCATATCCGGTTTACAGAAAATGGCGGAGCTAAAGCAAG AACCCACCGACAAAAAGCAGAGCCAAATGGTAATGGTTGAACTCCTCGAGTGTGTCCTCCTGCAGCCAATGGCTAAGGCGGACGCGAATTCTCAACCAAAAATTGTTATCATTCGCTGGATGAACAAGTTTATTTGA